In one Canis lupus dingo isolate Sandy chromosome 16, ASM325472v2, whole genome shotgun sequence genomic region, the following are encoded:
- the LOC112651047 gene encoding olfactory receptor 9A4-like codes for MLGNQSSATEFYLLGFPGSKDLHHLLFATFFFFYSVTLMGNMVIILIVCADKRLQSPMYFFLSHLSALEILVTSVIVPVMLWELLLPGMLTISLAACVTQLFLYLSLGTTEFALLGAMAVDRYVAVCNPLRYNVIMNSRTCIWVVIVSWVFGFLFEIWPVYATFQLTFCKSNVVNNFFCDRGQLLKLSCNNTLFIEFILFLMAVFVLFGSLIPTIISYTYIISTILKIPSASGRRKAFSTCASHFTFVVIGYGTCLFLYVKPKQTQAADYNRVASLLVSVVTPFLNPLIFTLRNDKFMEAFRDVVKRCCQLLRD; via the coding sequence ATGTTGGGGAATCAGTCTAGTGCCACTGAATTTTATCTCCTTGGCTTCCCTGGCTCCAAGGATCTACACCATCTTCTCTTTgctaccttcttcttcttctactcaGTGACATTAATGGGAAACATGGTCATCATCTTGATTGTGTGTGCTGATAAACGTCTGCAGTCccccatgtatttcttccttaGTCACCTCTCTGCCTTGGAGATCTTGGTTACATCTGTTATTGTGCCTGTGATGCTTTGGGAGTTGCTGCTCCCTGGGATGCTAACGATATCTCTCGCTGCATGTGTCACCCAGCTCTTCCTGTACCTTTCTCTGGGGACCACCGAGTTTGCATTACTGGGAGCAATGGCTGTGGACCGTTACGTGGCTGTCTGTAACCCTTTGAGGTATAATGTCATTATGAACAGCCGCACCTGTATCTGGGTGGTCATTGTGTCATGGGTGTTTGGGTTCCTTTTTGAAATCTGGCCAGTGTATGCCACATTTCAGCTTACGTTCTGCAAATCCAATGTGGTGAACAATTTCTTCTGTGACCGAGGGCAATTGCTCAAACTATCCTGCAACAATACTCTTTTCATAGAGTTTATTCTATTCCTAATGgctgtctttgttctttttggttCTCTGATCCCTACAATCATCTCCTACACCTACATCATCTCCACCATCCTCAAGATCCCCTCAGCCTCTGGGCGGAGGAAAGCCTTTTCTACGTGTGCGTCTCACTTCACCTTTGTCGTGATTGGGTATGGCACCTGCTTGTTCCTCTATGTGAAACCCAAGCAAACCCAGGCAGCTGATTACAACAGAGTAGCATCACTGCTGGTTTCAGTGGTGACCCCTTTTCTGAATCCACTTATCTTTACCCTCCGGAATGACAAATTCATGGAGGCCTTTCGAGATGTTGTGAAACGCTGCTGTCAACTTCTCCGGGATTAG
- the LOC112651008 gene encoding olfactory receptor 9A1-like produces MLKNYSSAVEFYLLGFHGSKEQHNILFATFFFLYSVTVMGNMLIIVIVCVDKRLQSPMYFFLGHLSVLEILITSVAIPLMLWGLLLPEMQAISLPACSAQLYLYLSLGTSELVLIGAMAVDRYVAVCNPLRYNIVMNSHTCIWVVIVSWVFGFLFQIWPVYATFQLTFCKSNVLDHFLCDRGQLLKLSCDDSLFTEFILFLMAVFIIVGSLIPTIISYTYIISTILKIPSASGRRKAFSTCASHFTFVVIGYGTCLFLYVKPKQTQAAEYNRVASLMVLVVTPFLNPFIFTLRNDKFIEAFRDVMKRCYHLHKG; encoded by the coding sequence ATGTTGAAGAATTATTCTAGTGCTGTTGAATTTTATCTACTTGGCTTCCATGGCTCCAAAGAACAACACAATATTCTTTTTgccactttcttctttctctactcAGTGACAGTCATGGGAAATATGCTCATCATCGTGATTGTCTGTGTTGATAAACGTCTGCAGTCccccatgtattttttccttgGCCACCTCTCTGTCCTAGAGATCCTGATTACATCAGTTGCCATCCCCTTGATGCTCTGGGGGCTGCTGCTTCCTGAGATGCAGGCAATATCTTTGCCAGCCTGCAGTGCACAATTATATTTGTACCTTTCTTTGGGTACATCGGAGTTGGTATTAATTGGAGCAATGGCTGTGGACCGTTACGTGGCTGTCTGTAACCCCTTGAGGTACAACATCGTTATGAACAGCCACACCTGCATCTGGGTGGTCATTGTGTCATGGGTGTTTGGGTTCCTATTTCAAATTTGGCCAGTGTATGCCACATTTCAGCTTACCTTCTGCAAATCAAATGTATTAGACCATTTTTTATGTGACCGAGGGCAACTGCTCAAATTATCCTGTGATGACAGCCTTTTCACAgagtttatcctttttttaatggctgtgttCATTATTGTTGGTTCTTTGATCCCTACAATCATCTCCTACACCTACATCATTTCCACCATCCTCAAGATTCCCTCAGCCTCTGGGCGGAGGAAAGCCTTTTCTACGTGTGCGTCCCACTTCACCTTTGTCGTGATCGGGTATGGCACCTGCTTGTTCCTCTATGTGAAACCCAAGCAAACACAGGCAGCAGAGTATAATAGGGTAGCATCACTGATGGTTTTAGTGGTGACCCCTTTTCTGAACCCATTTATCTTCACTCTCCGTAATGACAAATTTATTGAGGCCTTTCGAGATGTCATGAAACGCTGCTATCATCTCCACAAGGGTTAG